One stretch of Chitinophaga pendula DNA includes these proteins:
- a CDS encoding pantoate--beta-alanine ligase, with product MTTLKPTGVIIARFQTPSLHEGHLELIRQVKQQHNRTIIVLGVSPVKGSRKNPLDYYTRERMIKQLFPDIIVLPLSDQRSDKAWSHRLDELLLNSFPQESFVLYGSRDSFIPYYSGRFSTAALPPVQDYNATEMREAIADKVFDTEEFRAGIIYNTYNQYPKVYPTVDIAVFRHNKQELLLGRKPNEDTWRLPGGFADPTDTSFDSAARRELQEECGPLEISAMQYELSTLVDDWRYRSEVDKIITTLFSTDLLFGTPTPADDLEVLRWVAITDITAMIEQGQIVSTHIPMLQHLADKY from the coding sequence ATGACTACACTTAAGCCAACCGGCGTTATTATTGCCCGTTTTCAAACTCCTTCTTTACATGAAGGACACCTGGAACTGATCCGCCAGGTAAAACAACAACACAACCGCACGATCATTGTGCTGGGGGTGAGCCCGGTGAAGGGCAGCCGTAAAAACCCGCTCGACTATTACACCCGCGAGCGGATGATCAAACAGTTATTCCCCGACATCATTGTGCTGCCACTAAGCGATCAGCGTAGCGACAAAGCCTGGTCGCACCGGCTGGACGAGCTGTTGCTCAACAGTTTTCCGCAGGAAAGTTTCGTATTGTATGGTAGCCGGGACAGCTTCATTCCTTATTACAGCGGGCGTTTCAGTACGGCAGCGTTGCCGCCGGTGCAAGACTATAACGCCACCGAAATGCGGGAAGCGATCGCCGACAAGGTATTCGATACCGAGGAGTTCCGTGCCGGTATCATCTACAACACTTACAACCAATATCCTAAGGTATACCCTACGGTAGATATCGCGGTATTCCGGCATAACAAACAGGAGCTGCTGCTGGGTCGTAAACCCAACGAAGACACCTGGAGGCTGCCCGGCGGCTTTGCCGACCCGACAGACACCAGTTTCGACAGCGCTGCCCGCCGTGAACTACAGGAAGAATGCGGCCCGCTGGAAATAAGTGCCATGCAATACGAACTATCTACCCTGGTAGACGACTGGCGCTATCGCTCAGAAGTCGATAAGATCATCACCACCTTGTTCAGCACCGACCTGCTGTTTGGCACGCCCACACCGGCGGATGACCTGGAAGTACTACGCTGGGTCGCTATCACAGACATAACTGCTATGATCGAACAAGGCCAGATCGTCAGCACACACATCCCGATGCTGCAACACCTGGCCGACAAATACTAA
- a CDS encoding NUDIX hydrolase, whose product MSIEQEIKLSVDAVVFGYTAREHISVLLIKRTIPPFQHSWALPGGFVKDNESLEEAVTRKLLNEASVNINYLEQLYTFGLPQRDPRGRVVSVAYFGLVNPTNFKLSVSTEVEDVQWFNIKELPDLGFDHADIIDLAVRRLRTKIRYEPIGFELLDKKFPIVDLEKLYETLLDRAIDRRNFRKKIAHLGILIDLEEKQKQPSQGRPAALFSFNEKEYFRLKQEGISFEI is encoded by the coding sequence TTGAGTATAGAACAAGAAATAAAACTTAGTGTGGACGCCGTGGTGTTTGGTTACACCGCCCGCGAACATATATCCGTACTCCTCATCAAACGGACCATACCGCCATTCCAGCACAGCTGGGCCTTACCCGGTGGATTCGTCAAAGACAACGAATCCCTGGAAGAAGCCGTCACCCGCAAGCTGCTGAACGAAGCCAGCGTAAACATCAACTACCTCGAACAACTCTATACCTTCGGGCTGCCACAACGCGACCCCAGAGGCAGGGTAGTATCCGTCGCCTATTTCGGACTGGTCAATCCTACCAACTTCAAACTGTCCGTCAGCACAGAAGTAGAAGATGTGCAGTGGTTCAACATCAAAGAACTACCCGACCTTGGCTTCGACCATGCCGACATCATCGACCTGGCCGTACGCCGCCTGCGCACCAAGATCCGTTATGAACCGATCGGCTTCGAACTGCTGGACAAGAAATTCCCGATAGTAGACCTGGAAAAACTCTATGAAACCCTGCTCGACAGAGCCATAGACCGCCGCAACTTCCGCAAGAAAATAGCCCACCTGGGCATCCTGATAGACCTGGAAGAGAAACAGAAGCAGCCATCACAAGGGCGACCGGCTGCCTTATTCAGCTTCAACGAAAAAGAATATTTCCGCCTCAAACAAGAAGGCATCTCATTCGAGATATAA